The Oncorhynchus mykiss isolate Arlee chromosome 8, USDA_OmykA_1.1, whole genome shotgun sequence genome includes the window AGACAGGTTAGGAGCGGTACTGTATGACCCAGTGAGACAGGTTAAGAGCAGTACTGTATGACCCAGTGAGACAGGTTAGGAGCGGTACTGTACGACCCAGTGAGACAGGTTAGGAGCGGTACTGTACAGGTTAAGAGCAGTACTGTATGACCCAGTGAGTCAGGTTAGGAGAAGTACTGTATGACCCAGTGAGACAGGTTAGGAGCAGTACAGTACGACCCCGTGAGACAGGTTAAGAGCGGTACTGTATGACCCAGTGAGACAGGTTAAGAGCAGTACTGTATGACCCAGTGAGACAGGTTAGGAGCAGTACTGTATGACCCAGTGAGACAGGTTAGGAGCAGTACTGTACGAcccagtgagacaggttagtAGCAGTACTGTATGACCCAGTGAGACAGGTTAGGAGCAGTACTGTATGACCCAGTGAGACAGGTTAGGAGCAGTACTATACGCCCCAGTGAGACAGGTTAAGAGCAGTACTGTATGACCCAGTGAGACAGGTTAGGAGCAGTACTATACGCCCCAGTGAGACAGGTTAGGAGCAGTACTGTATGACCCAGTGAGACAGGTTAGGAGCAGTACTGTACGACCCAGTGAGACAGGTTAGGAGCAGTACTGTACGACCCAGTGAGACAGGTTAGGAGCGGTACTGTATGACCCAGTGAGACAGGTTAGGAGCAGTACTGTACGACCCAGTGAGACAGGTTAGGAGCGGTACTGTATGACCCAGTGAGACAGGTTAGGAGCAGTACTGTACGACCCAGTGAGACAGGTTAGGAGCGGTACTATACACCCCCTCTCGACTCACATACACTGGGAATCAATGTCCCCCTCACCACGATACCAAGGACTGGTCCACCGCAGGGTGGGTTTATTAaaactgacctgtgtgtgtgtgtgtgtgtgtgtgtgtgtgtgtgtgtgtgtgtgtgtgtgtgtgtgtgtgtgtgtgtgtgtgtgtgtgtgtgtgtgtgtgtgtgtgtgtgcacgcagaTGCACTGGCTATGCGTGTGATTGATAATCACTATGGTTGTGATTGAAACGACTGTCCTGACTCTTACTCATCCATGTTAATGGACATTTTCCCAGAGCTCAAACGGGACCATACATTCTATCCGTCAAAGTGTCTAATGAGAAACTTTCCATTACTTTAAGTGATCATGGAAAGAGGGatagatagaaagacagagggaaaagACGAAAGGCAGGAGGaccgagagagaaacagaaaggcagagtgagaaagagagagacaacactgagACAAGGAAGAAGATGTGATCTGTCATTCCCAAGTCATCAGAGCCACAGCTCCAGTCACATCCAGAAGGAAAATTAGTTCAGCTCTGTTGTGAACCTGAGCAGTAATGACTTGTATATAAAGACCCAACCCCAGTCAGATGTCTGTGTTACCGTTGAAGGAGCACAATGATGACGTCACACATGGGGTGTTGTTTCAAGACCGAGTCACAGTTACAAGACACTCATAATCACACCATGCCGATGACTTTTCGCCCTTTGTTGTCAATACAAAATTATGTGCCAACATTCTAAACTGTACTTTTGGGTGACATACGGACCACAGAAGCAAAAAGGAAACATATTTTCAAGTGCCATAAAAACCATGTCAGTACATTTGATTCTTTATACATTTGATACTGTGATGTTGTATAATTTGTTCAAATGTGTACAGTTCCTGTGTACAATGAGGAACTTCACAATGTTGCCTTCAGATAGCATACTGAACATTGATTTTCTTTCATAACTATTTTGACTTTGCTGCTCTTATCCATTTGATAAAGTTGATGCCACTGACAGTCTGTTTATAAACCACTTATAAACAGTAGTACATCATTTAGGtcagtttttcctgaaatacTCTAGCAAAGTATTGATTGTTTTTCTCCACACCAACAAACTGTCATACTGAGGAACCTTAAAGTCCAAGGCTACTTCCTGTTCATAATACTGTGCAGTAATACATCATGGAAAAGCACAATAACTTTTATTTTTCTTATTTGAAAAGTAGTTGTACTGTAACGTTATCTATGTATATTTGTGTAAATAATCTATTTGAAGGTATCTTATCCATGTGGTTTTaaggttgttgttttttcatCCTTGACACAGGCCTTTGACGTGTTGGTTTTGGTTGACTGTGATATGAATGAGATGTAACAGAgcaggctggtgggaggagctataggagaatggGCTCTTTATAGTGGCTGGAATGGAACGGTGTCTgacccaccagccaccactgagATGCAAGTACAGGAATTACAGTATTTACCTTTGACTGAAAGCTGAGGGTAGCTGTTTTCTTTCTAAAAAGAGTAGAATCGTAGGCTTGTCCTGCTGAGCTGAATGAAAAAGGTCTCCATATTATTTGATTTATGATTTACggctgtacacacacatacacacacacacacacacacacacacacacacacacacacacacacacacacacacacacacacacacacacacacacacacacacacacacacacacacgcacacacacacacacacattaaacactTAATGTGAGAGGATACAGCAGTCAGTTAATATGGACAACCCTGTCAATATATTCTTTATTATTCTAATAAACAATGAATATGTATTAATCTTTGTTGTGTCTTTATGGATTGTTAATTTGACTGTAATGTTATACAGTAGGATTCTTTCAAGCAACCATTTCTATCACCACTAGATGGCGGTGGAAACTAGTCTTTGCAGGAGAGGAAAGAGCCATCGGTGAGATTGGCTGTGTTCTCGAGCATCAAAAGGACTGCAGGCGACTgccgactgactgatctacaaatcaccttgcatcataaataacaaCTGAtaattatttgtagatcagtcagttagtcacaatttacccatgatacgTTGTGTTTATGATCCTCTCGAACTCGGCCAATAACTCCATGGGTGCGTCTCAGCGTTCTACCGTGGCGTCCTCTCATCTCTTTACCTTCAGATGCACCGATATGAAAGAAGTGGACAGCTCACAGTTGGAATCTATCATATTCTCATGTATCCTGGGTTTTCAGGTCAAGGCAGATTCATTGAAAGAGACCAGTTGAGGAGGCCACATTATCCTATTGAGACATACATGctatgtgattccactgttgccAAGGGGGTCACATTATCCTATTGAGATACATACACCCTATGTGATTGGGTGGTGAATCATTGCTTGTTAGATTTGATGTCATTAACAGCTGGGGCATTGCCTTTGTGTTAGAGTGCTCCTTGAATCAGTCTAGTGTCTAatgtgtgcaggcttttgctctAGCCCGGCACTAACCTAAGTCAAATCAATGAATTACTGTACATTTGTTGTCTCTAGACTGCAATTAATTTATTCAGATGTGTTTGAGCACCACACATAAAACCCTCAAGATGCTGAGCTGCCCATCCCCACTCTATGGCTTGGCTTGATATCGAGTTTATACTGCAGCTTTGATGACATAACAGACAGAATTTAGCACCTACTGTGCAGACTGAAACAAGCCTCTCCAGACCTCGCTGTGGTAGAACATCTTGCCCATCTAAAAGGTCAACTAAAGCCCATGTTCATGTAAATAGTATATTTATGTCATTCATGGTACATTCATTATGTGTTTGCATTGGCaaccacacatctctctctcacacacacccacgcatgcAAGAACTctcgcttgcacacacacactccatttaATACATTATTTTAATGAAAGAAATGTTGACAAAAACATGATGACATTATTGTGGTGGTGTAGAACATGAAGGGAGGGGTATGATGACTCATTGTCGGTCTTGTGTGTTCACTGCTGATCTGCTGTTTTCAAAATAAAACTGTTTCAACAGAAAGTAATAACTAATGGAATCCAGGAAGCAGTTTGTGGTAGCGATCCATTCACAAACTAGCCAAAAATCACGCACTAATTTTAAAGATTCCCATTTATTTTTTTTGAAAAGGAATCTCAGCAAAAACCCAAGATGGATGGGTGTGTAGCAGACCACAAAGACGATCAGGTTGGCTGTTACTATGCCAATAATGTTCCTCTTCTCCACAGTGGtgtcctcatcctcatccttcTCCTTCATTAGAACCCTTATGGTCTGTGTGGAACAGAACACTAAAATCAAAACTGGCAGAAGATACCCCAGCACCTCTAGAACCACAAGGAACTCAACTGACAACGTGCTTTCTTGAGATACTTCATAACATGTAATCAGTTTGTGAGGATCATTGTCTTTTCTGAACACGGCACATATCGTTACTACGGTGACCCATATGGTCCCACACACCACCGCAGCCACCTTCTTTGACCGCCATGTTCTGGTGTGGAACGGGTACTTGACCGCCAGGTAGCGGTGGATGCTGATGGCGGTGACCGTGAGGATGCTGGCGTACATGTTGATGTAATGTGTGGAGATGAGGAAGGTGCAGAAGTGTGTTCTGTCTAGACGGTGGAAGGCATTGTAGATGCGGAAGGGGAGGAAGAACACGAGGGAGCAGTTGGCTGCTGCGAGGTTCAGCATGTAGACGTGTGTGTCGGTCCACATGGCTCGTTTGGCGAGGAAGACGCGTAGAACCGCCATGTTGAGTAGCAAGCCCACCAGGAACACAGGAACGTAGCCCACGGCTTGGAGGATTTCCACTTCACAGGTATTGTTGTTGTTACACATAGCTACCTGAGGAGAGGACATGACTCAGGCAAGCTATTACAAATATAACATTGTGTCACACGGGTTTTTACAAGATATAAGCAGAATGAAGTCCTTTATCATGGGTCTTGATCTACCTAGTCTGAAATAGttgttcctcctctcctgtccttcaCTTGGTCTGATGTGAAATAGTTGGAGGATAACCTCTGCCACATTGCTTTCACctcttgtatttatttttttcagatTTGTGCAGAAGACCAGGGTAAAAATCAATTTGAGATGACTAGGCTAGTGGCCAATCCTATAAAAGAGTGTGAGTTTTTGAGATACCCTTACCCCAGGTAGAACAAAACACAAACATGTTTTTTCACATCTCTAATGACTCCCAATTATCAAATGGATGGTTGTGAAAAAATATTGTACTGCAAAGAGGTTACATTTATAGATATTGTGACCCCCGCCCCTCTTCCAAAGCCTGCAGAATAATGCCTTGTGACCCCCGCCCCTCTTCCAAAGCATGCAGAATAATGCCTTGTGACCCCCGCCCCTCTTCCAAAGCATGCAGAATAATGCCTTGTGACCCCCGCCCCTCTTCCAAAGCGTGCAGAATAATGCCTTTTGACCCCCGCCCCTCTTCCAAAGCATGCAGAATAATGCCTTGTGACCCCCACCCCTCTTCCAAAGCGTGCAGAATAATGCCTTGTGACCCCCGCCCCTCTTCCAAAGCATGCAGAATAATGCCTTGTGACCCCCACCCCTCTTCCAAAGCGTGCAGATGAATGCCTTGTGACATCCGCCCCTCTTCCAAAGCCTGCAGAATAATGCCTTGTGACCCCCGCCCCTCTTCCAAAGCATGCAGAATAATGCCTTGTGACCCCCGCCCCTCTTCCAAAGCATGCAGAATAATGCCTTGTGACCCCCGCCCCTCTTCCAAAGCGTGCAGAATAATGCCTTTTGACCCCCGCCCCTCTTCCAAAGCATGCAGAATAATGCCTTGTGACCCCCACCCCTCTTCCAAAGCGTGCAGAATAATGCCTTGTGACCCCCGCCCCTCTTCCAAAGCATGCAGAATAATGCCTTGTGACCCCCACCCCTCTTCCAAAGCGTGCAGATGAATGCCTTGTGACATCCGCCCCTCTTCCAAAGCATGCAGAATAATGCCTTGTGACCCCCGCCCCTCTTCCAAAGCGTGCAGAATAATGCCTTGTGACCCCCGCCCATCTTCCAAAGCGTGCAGAATAAGGCCTTGTGACCCCCGCCCCTCTTTCAACATGTGCAGAATAATGCCTTGTGACCTCCGCCCCTCTTCCAATGCATGCAGAATAATGCCTTGTGACCCCCGCCCCTCTTCCAATGCATGCAGAATAATGCCTTGTGACCCCCGCCCCTCTTCCGAAGCGTGCAGAATAATGCCTTGTGATCCCCGCCCCTCTTCCAAAGCGTGCAGAATAGTGCCTTGTGACCCCCATCCCTCTTCCAAAGCATGCAGATTAATGCCTTGTGACCCCCGCCCCTCTTCCAAAGCGTGCAGAATAATGCCTTGTGACCCCCGCCCATCTTCTAAAGCGTGCAGAATAATGCCTTGTGACCCCCGCCCCTCTTCCAATGCATGCAGAATAATGCCTGCATGCTTTTAGGCGGAAATATCAACAATGAATATTTATGTTGAATCTAAGCTTTACTTTTTGGTAGCTGATTAATAGACAACTTTACAAGTCAAGTGGGCTCTCATTCAGTGGTGTATGTTCCTGCATGACAAAAATACCTAGAGTTATACAGTTTGTTTATGTTGTGGCCATAGCTGTGGGAAGTAGGTGTGCTGAGGTTGCTGCACCACCACCTGATAAAtctgaataaaaaatatattcataaaaaatatgaatatctttttttatatttttccaCAAAAATAGTGCTGGGCCTTTGCTAGTCCTGTATTTGTGGACCGAAATAGATGTCTGTAGCACGGGCAAAAAAAATACTTCAAAATCTCTGTTTTGGCAAAAAAAAGTGGTTGTATAATGAAGAACAGTATCTTGCAGGATTCAATAGTTGATTTGTAAGAGTTGTTGCccagtccctttctctgtgatgtcattctaatggaatccagaaagaacaaaaccctgttctcaaacatttacatcaaattaaatatttttcttgatcaaataacATGAAAAACAACCACTTTTTGTACAGTATTAATTTACCgtccttacaaaccacttaatgtaaatgtatattactgtattgtacatagACTGGTCATCTTggtttgtacctgtagactttccaTCACCATGATGGAAAAACAATGACCAATACAGTAATTGAGTACATTGAGACATCAAGTGTTTTGtgatgatgtgatgtgatgatgtGGCCCAGTTGGTAGTGCATGCTGCTTGCATTGCTAGGGGTGTGGGATCGATTCCCACGTGGGACCAGTATGATGATGTACGCACTCACTAATGtacgttgctctggataagattgTCTAGTAAAAGGAATgaatagaccatttcagttttcacataaaaataatttgtattgttttgtacagataattatcagattgaagttacaaatgctggtaaatataaatacattaagttttttttttaaatcacaaaagtagtgcactggctTTACCTAGTCTTGTATTAGCAGACCGATATTGACCTCTGTGTCGTCACCCCTCTCCCCCCGTCGGCGAAAAAATCACACCACCCCCTCCCCTAAATGACTTCCTGCGGCTAAGGTTGTGGCTATTGTAATTGTCTCTAAGGAAAATAAGTGGTCTTAGACAGTGAAAACGGTCATGTATTTTTTGTCAAAGGTTCCTCTGTAGACTTTATGTGTTCAGCCTCTTGCAATTATATTAGGGGGCTCCCCTAAATTTGACTCATAATCCATTATGGTGCCCAAAATCAGTTgtgccagtaacagaaaggtcactggttcaaatctgtcacgtcctgaccttagttccttgtttatgtctctgttttagtttggtcagggcgtgagttggggtgggcattctatgttttgtatttctgtgtttggcctggtatggttcccaatcagaggcagatgtcgatcgttgtttctgattgagaaccatacttaggcagcctgttttcccaccaagggttgtgggtagttgttttctatgtctgtgttttaccatacagaactgtttcagttctcatttatttatcttgttcttttgtattctgtgttcagtttaatacatttattatggacacttaccacgctgcgcatttgTCTGAtatttcatactcctcgtcagaggaagaagAAAATCGTTACAATATCCCTGAGCCGGCAAGGTGGggaaaaaaatctgccgttctgcaaCAACTACTCCCCAGGCACTGTggacgtcgattaaggcagcccctttgccctcagaacctCAATCTGTcggggcatagactctacaaggtatcaaaagtgttccacagggatgctggcccatgttgactccaatgcttcccacagttgtatcaagttggttggatgtccttggGTGGTAGacccttcttgatacacacaggaaactgttgatcgtgaaaaacccagcagcgttccAGTTCCTTACTCACtcaaaccggtgagcctggcacctaccaccataccctgttcaaaggcacttcaatcttttgtcttgcccatttatcctctgaatggcacacatacacaatccatgtctcaattgtttcaaggcttaaaaatcattttttaacctgtctcccacCCTTTACACACTGattctgaccataattatatcctcctgatttctgcaTACAAgccaaaactaaagcaggaagtaacagtgactcgctcaatacggaagtggtcagatgacgcggatgctaagttactgttttgctagcacagactggatttatcaaatggcattgaggagtataccacctcattcatcggcttcatcaataagtggatagacgatgtcgtccccacagtgaccgtacgtacatatcccaaccagaagccatggattacaggcaacatccacatcgagctaaaggccagagctgcagctttcaagaAGCAGGACACTattccggatgcttataagaaatcccgctatgcaccaagatgaaccatcaaacaatcaaagtgtcaatacaggatttaGATTTAATCGAACTACACCGGCCTGCAATGACGCTCGTCAGgtatggcagggcttgaaaactattacggacttcAAAGGGAAACTAAGCCGCGAGCTGCcaagtgacgcgagcctaccagatgagctaaatgccttttatgctcgtttcgaggcaagcaacactgaagcatgcatgagagcatcagctgttctggacggcTGTGTAATAGCGCTcatcggtagccgatgtgagcaagacctttaaacaggtcaagatTCACAAAGTCACGGGGGCCAGattgattaccaggacgtgtactcagagcatgtccggaccaattggcaagtgtctacactgacattttcaactctCCCTGAGCGAGTCTGATtttacctacatgtttcaagcagaccaccatattccctgtgTCCAAGGAAGCGAGGATAACCTCCCTAAATGATTACCGACCGCAGCACTCAAGTCGGTAGCCATGAAATACTTTGAAAGGCTTGTCATAGCTCCCATCAACAGCaccctcccggataccctagacccactccaattccaataccgccccaacagatccactgaTGACGTAATCTCAatcgtactccacactgccctttcccacctggatatCAGCATTCAACTCCATAGTGCccgcaaagctcatcactaagttaaggactcagggtctaaacacctccctctgcaactggatcctggacttcctgacggactgcccccaggtggtaagggtaggcaacaacatgtctgctacactgatcctcaacacacgttcccctcaggggtgtgtgcttagtcccctcctgtactccctgttcacccacaactgcgtgaaaaaaacacgactccaacactatcattaagtttgctgacgacacagcagtggtaggcctgatcaccgacaacgatgagacagactttagggaggaggtcaaagacctggcagtgtggtgccattacaacaacctctccctcaatgtgagaaagacaaggagctgatcgtggactacaggaaaatgtgGGCCGAGCAGGCCCAAATTAACATCGACGGGAGaagtagtggagcgggtcgaaagtttcaggttccttggtgtccacatcaccaatgaactatcatggaccaaacacaccaagacagtcgtaaagagggcacgatTACACATTTTCCCCCTTaggggactgaaaagatttggcatgggtccccagatcctcaaaaagttatacaactgcatcatcgagagcatcctgaccggttgcatcaccgcctgatatggcaactgctcgacttttgaccgtaaggcgctacagagggtagtgcgaatggcccagtacatcagtggtgccaagcttcctgccacccagaacctatatactaggcggtgtcagaggaaagcccaaaaaatgttcaaagactcccgtcacccaagtcatagactgcttTCTCTgatactgcacggcaagcggtaacggagcgccaagtctaggaccaaaaggtttaccccaagccataagactgctgaacaattaatcaaatggccaccggactacttacattgacacccccctcccctccatttattttttacactGTTGCTTCtcaatgtttattatctatgcatagtcacttcacccctacctacatgtacaaattacctccactaacctgtaccccagcacattgactcggtaccggtaccccctgtatataacctccacactgactaagtaccggtacccctgtatatagcctccatactgactcagtaccggtaccccctgtatataacctccacactgactcagtaccggtaccccctgtatataacctccacactgactcagtaccggtaccccctgtatataacctccaca containing:
- the LOC118965559 gene encoding G-protein coupled receptor 55-like; translated protein: MCNNNNTCEVEILQAVGYVPVFLVGLLLNMAVLRVFLAKRAMWTDTHVYMLNLAAANCSLVFFLPFRIYNAFHRLDRTHFCTFLISTHYINMYASILTVTAISIHRYLAVKYPFHTRTWRSKKVAAVVCGTIWVTVVTICAVFRKDNDPHKLITCYEVSQESTLSVEFLVVLEVLGYLLPVLILVFCSTQTIRVLMKEKDEDEDTTVEKRNIIGIVTANLIVFVVCYTPIHLGFLLRFLFKKNKWESLKLVRDFWLVCEWIATTNCFLDSISYYFLLKQFYFENSRSAVNTQDRQ